A region from the Brachyspira hampsonii genome encodes:
- a CDS encoding SDR family oxidoreductase, whose amino-acid sequence MNNKKDVFVLTGSGSIGIAIARRMGIGKHIVLSDLNIKNAERESQILYNAGFQTSVYETDISSRESILKLINFAKSFGKIKYFVNAAGVSPSQASIEDILKVDLYGTAVLLEEFGKVVEEGGSGITISSQSGYRLGSLTDEENKILATTPTEKLLSLPILDKATDTLKAYQLSKRCNCLRVMYESGNWGKRGARLNSISPGIIITPLANDELNGPRGESYRKMLELCPSKRAGTPDDVANVAELLMSDRGSFISGSDFLMDGGVTASWWYGELSNNK is encoded by the coding sequence ATGAACAATAAAAAAGATGTATTTGTTTTAACAGGCTCTGGTTCTATAGGGATTGCAATAGCCAGAAGAATGGGAATAGGAAAACATATAGTACTTTCAGATTTAAATATAAAAAATGCTGAAAGAGAATCTCAAATATTATATAATGCAGGATTTCAAACTTCTGTATATGAAACAGATATTTCTTCAAGAGAATCTATATTAAAACTTATTAATTTTGCAAAAAGTTTTGGAAAAATAAAATATTTTGTTAATGCTGCAGGAGTTTCGCCGTCTCAAGCATCTATTGAGGATATTTTAAAAGTTGATTTATACGGAACAGCCGTACTTCTTGAAGAGTTTGGAAAAGTGGTAGAAGAAGGAGGAAGCGGTATAACAATATCTTCACAATCTGGCTACCGTTTAGGTTCTTTAACAGATGAAGAAAATAAAATACTTGCAACTACTCCTACTGAAAAGTTATTATCTTTACCTATACTTGATAAAGCAACAGACACTTTAAAGGCATATCAATTATCAAAAAGATGCAATTGTTTAAGGGTAATGTATGAATCTGGAAATTGGGGTAAAAGAGGAGCAAGATTAAATTCAATAAGCCCCGGTATAATAATTACACCTTTAGCCAATGATGAATTAAACGGACCAAGAGGAGAAAGCTACAGAAAAATGCTTGAACTTTGTCCTTCAAAAAGAGCAGGAACTCCAGATGATGTAGCAAATGTGGCTGAGCTTTTAATGAGTGATAGAGGCTCTTTTATTTCTGGAAGTGATTTTCTTATGGACGGAGGTGTAACAGCTTCTTGGTGGTACGGAGAATTATCAAATAATAAATAA
- a CDS encoding flavodoxin, protein MKKYIIIMIFLVFTCIGYAQNSKILIVYFSRVGNTLFKDNIDASTSASIVANNNRVGTTEYAANIIKNELNADIRLIETVDKYTDNFDDLVDKNHEEMRNNYFPKIKPLNIDINKYDTIFIGYPVWATDVPMAVRSFIRDYNLSSKTIIPFCTHDGYGAGRSYNTIRNMIKNANILNGLALDSSNIQYEDGRIKSWIRNLKINN, encoded by the coding sequence ATGAAAAAATATATTATTATAATGATTTTTCTAGTATTTACATGCATAGGGTATGCACAGAATTCAAAAATTTTGATTGTTTATTTTTCAAGAGTAGGAAACACTTTGTTTAAAGATAATATAGACGCCTCAACTTCAGCAAGCATTGTAGCAAATAATAACAGAGTGGGAACTACAGAATATGCTGCTAATATAATAAAAAATGAATTAAATGCTGATATTAGATTAATAGAAACAGTTGATAAATACACTGACAACTTTGACGATTTAGTTGATAAAAATCATGAAGAGATGCGTAACAATTATTTTCCTAAAATAAAGCCGTTAAATATTGATATAAACAAATATGATACTATTTTTATAGGATATCCTGTATGGGCAACTGATGTGCCAATGGCTGTGCGTTCATTCATTAGAGATTATAATTTGTCATCAAAAACTATAATACCATTTTGTACTCATGACGGATACGGTGCTGGAAGATCATATAATACTATTAGAAACATGATAAAAAATGCCAATATATTAAACGGCTTGGCATTAGACTCTTCTAATATACAATACGAGGACGGCAGAATAAAGTCTTGGATAAGAAATTTAAAAATAAATAATTAA
- a CDS encoding cyclophilin-like fold protein produces the protein MKKISIIIFFIFFSLCNAQENTKIKITVNNQVLEGVIYDTELSKEIMNIFPITVSMVSYGNREYYGSIEYRPKNITKGQLNFQNGDITYCARNNSLAIFYSQSSNPNLTMEVIPIGKVTSDLSIFHDLYNSGERRADITFSIY, from the coding sequence ATGAAAAAAATTAGTATAATTATCTTTTTTATATTTTTTAGTTTGTGTAATGCTCAAGAGAATACAAAAATAAAAATTACTGTAAACAATCAAGTATTGGAAGGAGTTATTTATGATACAGAACTATCAAAAGAGATAATGAATATATTTCCAATTACTGTTTCTATGGTAAGCTACGGCAATAGAGAATATTACGGCTCAATAGAATACAGACCAAAAAATATAACAAAAGGACAATTAAATTTCCAAAACGGCGATATAACATACTGTGCCAGAAATAATTCGCTTGCAATATTCTACTCACAGTCATCTAATCCCAATCTTACTATGGAAGTTATACCAATTGGAAAAGTTACATCAGATTTAAGTATTTTTCATGATTTATATAACAGCGGAGAAAGAAGAGCAGATATAACTTTTAGTATATACTGA
- a CDS encoding flavodoxin: protein MRKIIKTILVSLLLSSTLLIGGLYAQSSKTLIVYFSWGGNTRTAANMIKNMTQADMFEVKTAESYPTDYNATINQARDELNNNVLPRLSANINNLSNYDTVILCYPNWWGTIPQAVKQLLQTHNFSGKKIAPLCTHGGGGMGRSLNDIKTLCPNSDILNHLSISGRSVNSSENNIRTWLQNINIL from the coding sequence ATGAGAAAAATTATCAAAACAATATTAGTATCATTACTTCTTTCAAGCACATTATTAATAGGAGGTTTATACGCTCAAAGCTCAAAAACTTTAATAGTGTATTTCTCTTGGGGAGGAAACACAAGAACAGCTGCCAATATGATAAAGAATATGACTCAGGCAGATATGTTTGAAGTAAAAACTGCAGAAAGCTACCCTACTGATTATAATGCCACTATAAATCAGGCAAGAGATGAACTAAATAATAATGTTTTACCTAGATTAAGTGCTAATATTAATAATTTGTCTAACTATGACACTGTAATATTATGTTATCCTAATTGGTGGGGAACTATTCCTCAGGCAGTAAAACAACTACTACAAACTCATAATTTTAGCGGTAAAAAAATAGCTCCTTTATGCACACATGGCGGCGGCGGTATGGGAAGAAGTTTAAATGATATAAAAACTTTATGCCCTAACTCTGATATATTAAACCATCTAAGTATATCTGGAAGAAGTGTTAATAGCTCAGAAAATAATATAAGAACATGGCTTCAAAATATAAATATACTATAA
- a CDS encoding carboxymuconolactone decarboxylase family protein — protein sequence MKKMLKLSLSIFLLMTILSCQANNNINNSGGNLTMTEKASTKYNELFKRDAASTKANDEELESIFNNFLYGEVYNHGSLDAKSRELVTLVSLTASQGTDFIKDHVEIALNVGVTPIEIKEALYQCSPYVGFPRVFAALEKANEVFKAKNISLPIESQSTVTEETRFDKGLETQISIFGNAILTAHSNAAPNQKHIQNYLSANCFGDFYTRTGLDLKTRELLTFIMIISLGGAEPQATAHANANIAMGNTKDMMIEAVTQCLPYIGYPRTLNAITVINNIQ from the coding sequence ATGAAAAAAATGTTAAAATTAAGTTTATCAATATTCCTATTAATGACAATATTATCTTGTCAGGCAAATAATAATATTAATAATAGCGGAGGAAATCTAACTATGACAGAAAAAGCAAGCACTAAATATAATGAATTATTTAAAAGAGATGCAGCTTCTACAAAAGCTAATGATGAAGAATTAGAAAGCATATTCAATAACTTTTTATACGGCGAAGTTTATAATCATGGCTCATTGGATGCAAAATCAAGAGAGCTTGTAACATTGGTTTCTCTAACAGCTTCGCAAGGCACTGACTTTATAAAAGATCATGTAGAAATAGCTTTGAATGTTGGAGTTACACCTATAGAGATAAAAGAGGCACTATATCAATGTTCGCCTTATGTAGGTTTTCCAAGGGTATTTGCGGCATTAGAAAAAGCAAATGAAGTTTTTAAAGCAAAAAATATATCACTTCCTATAGAATCTCAATCAACTGTTACAGAAGAAACAAGATTTGATAAAGGATTAGAAACTCAGATAAGCATATTTGGAAATGCAATACTCACTGCTCATTCAAATGCGGCTCCAAATCAAAAACATATTCAGAACTATTTATCAGCTAACTGTTTCGGAGATTTTTATACAAGAACAGGTTTGGATTTAAAAACAAGAGAGCTTTTAACATTCATAATGATAATATCTTTAGGCGGAGCTGAACCTCAGGCTACAGCACATGCCAATGCTAATATAGCTATGGGAAACACAAAAGACATGATGATAGAAGCTGTAACTCAATGCCTTCCTTATATAGGATACCCAAGAACATTGAATGCTATAACTGTAATTAACAATATACAATAA
- a CDS encoding aldo/keto reductase yields MNNIKLNNGVEMPILGFGVYKIDNYEECKKACLYAIEAGYRHIDTASIYMNEKAVGDAIKESGIDRKEMFITTKLWIQDADYDKAKKAFQISMEKLGLDYLDLYLLHMPFGNYYSAWKSMEELYESGYIKAIGVCNFYKERLIDFVYNHKIMPAINQIETHPFFQRWGDQELMKEYNITLESWAPLAEGSNNIFNNEILKSIGKKYNKTAAQVILRWLTQRNIPIIPKSVNKDRIIENSKIFDFILDDNDMNLIKTLDNNKNIIFLNEDEKFIKQLLNMKY; encoded by the coding sequence ATGAATAATATAAAATTGAATAATGGTGTTGAAATGCCTATTCTTGGATTTGGGGTATACAAAATAGACAATTACGAAGAATGCAAAAAAGCATGTCTTTATGCTATTGAAGCTGGCTACAGACATATAGATACAGCATCTATATATATGAATGAAAAAGCGGTAGGAGATGCTATAAAAGAAAGTGGTATAGATAGAAAAGAAATGTTTATAACTACTAAATTATGGATACAAGATGCAGATTATGATAAAGCAAAAAAAGCGTTTCAAATATCTATGGAAAAATTGGGATTAGATTATTTAGATTTATATTTGCTCCATATGCCTTTTGGTAATTATTATTCCGCTTGGAAATCAATGGAAGAATTATACGAATCTGGATATATAAAAGCCATAGGAGTTTGCAACTTCTATAAAGAAAGATTAATTGATTTTGTATATAATCATAAAATAATGCCTGCTATTAATCAAATAGAAACACATCCATTCTTCCAAAGATGGGGAGATCAAGAATTAATGAAAGAGTATAATATCACATTAGAATCTTGGGCTCCTTTAGCAGAAGGCAGTAATAATATTTTCAATAATGAAATATTAAAAAGCATAGGAAAAAAATATAATAAAACTGCAGCTCAAGTTATTTTAAGATGGCTAACTCAAAGAAATATACCTATTATACCAAAAAGTGTTAATAAAGATAGAATAATAGAAAACTCTAAAATATTTGATTTTATATTAGATGATAATGATATGAATCTTATAAAAACTTTAGACAATAATAAAAATATAATATTTCTTAATGAAGATGAAAAGTTTATAAAACAATTATTAAATATGAAATATTAA
- a CDS encoding cyclophilin-like fold protein yields the protein MKNTIAFILLILSIFTMNAFTQNTKVKLTFNNNEIYALITNSNAGNDFLSLLPMNLKIEDFNGTEKISYLSKKLNTQNEPDGITPKAGDITYYAPWGNLAIFYKNFRYSNNLIYLGRFENISDISKLSNMKGDFEIRIEKAN from the coding sequence ATGAAAAATACTATTGCTTTTATATTACTTATATTGAGTATATTTACAATGAATGCTTTTACACAAAATACAAAAGTAAAATTAACATTTAATAATAATGAGATTTATGCTTTAATAACAAATTCAAATGCTGGAAATGATTTTTTATCACTTCTGCCTATGAATTTGAAAATTGAAGATTTTAATGGTACAGAGAAAATATCATATTTGAGTAAAAAACTAAATACTCAAAATGAACCAGACGGAATAACCCCAAAAGCTGGTGATATAACTTATTATGCTCCTTGGGGTAATTTGGCTATATTTTATAAAAATTTCAGATATTCAAATAATTTAATTTATTTGGGTAGATTTGAAAATATTTCTGATATATCAAAACTCTCAAATATGAAAGGAGATTTTGAAATTCGTATAGAGAAAGCAAATTAA
- a CDS encoding (R)-mandelonitrile lyase produces the protein MKKYLLITFTLSIIFTAASCNAGNKDALNIYEYAKSPEGTVLIKNGEGQKSKGSADYFTGDVEVESITAPNETSKFSVAYVTFQPGARSAWHTHPAGQHLIVVEGIGLTQEEGKPIQEFRAGDILYCPSNIKHWHGASPNSPMKHVAITGDSNGNNVTWMEHVTDEEYYSYTNQ, from the coding sequence ATGAAAAAATATTTACTAATTACTTTTACTTTATCAATAATATTTACTGCTGCATCATGTAATGCAGGAAATAAAGATGCTTTAAACATTTATGAATATGCAAAATCACCAGAAGGAACAGTATTGATAAAAAACGGCGAAGGTCAAAAATCTAAAGGTTCAGCAGACTATTTTACAGGAGATGTTGAAGTTGAAAGTATAACGGCTCCTAATGAAACATCTAAATTCTCAGTAGCTTATGTTACATTTCAGCCGGGTGCAAGAAGTGCATGGCATACCCACCCAGCTGGACAACATTTAATAGTTGTTGAAGGTATAGGACTTACTCAGGAAGAAGGAAAACCTATTCAGGAGTTTAGAGCTGGAGATATTTTATACTGCCCTTCAAATATTAAACATTGGCATGGAGCTTCTCCAAATTCACCAATGAAACATGTTGCCATAACAGGTGATTCAAACGGCAACAATGTTACTTGGATGGAACATGTTACTGATGAAGAATATTACAGCTACACTAATCAATAA
- a CDS encoding MerR family transcriptional regulator — MTISEVSQLTGLTKDTLRYYEKIGVIPEIGRSKSGIRNYNEYNLKCIEFSKSMRDLGISIDSIIKYIKLYKKGQNTINERKSILINERDEMQRHFNDLKIKLDKLNKKLEEKDFFN; from the coding sequence ATGACTATATCAGAAGTAAGCCAATTAACAGGATTAACTAAAGACACTTTAAGATACTACGAAAAAATAGGAGTAATACCTGAAATAGGAAGAAGCAAAAGCGGTATTAGAAACTATAATGAATATAACTTAAAATGTATAGAGTTCTCAAAATCAATGCGTGATTTAGGCATATCAATAGACTCCATTATAAAATATATTAAGCTATACAAAAAAGGACAAAATACAATAAATGAAAGAAAGTCAATACTAATTAATGAAAGAGATGAAATGCAAAGACATTTTAATGATTTAAAAATAAAATTAGATAAGCTCAATAAAAAACTAGAAGAAAAAGATTTTTTTAATTAA
- a CDS encoding LysR family transcriptional regulator encodes MDIKSLKYFLTSAREGSITKAANSLNLTQPNLSRQINNLEKEIGKKLFIRSNYSIKLTADGVLLKKRAEEIIDLMEKTKMEFKSSEDLVSGDIYIGSGETYYMHIIADIIKDIRKSYPNIIYHIHSGIYSDITEKLDRGLADFGLLIGSFDEAKYDYIKMPHKELYGLLMRKDSHLSKKKFITKEDLLNIPIICPKRFFNNKSKSNKFYEWIGEDIDKLNIVLTYNLIYNAAIIVEEGIGYAITMDKLVNTVSESELCFIPLKPKLYVTSSIIWKKNQVFSKASKIFLEELKNKL; translated from the coding sequence ATGGATATAAAATCATTAAAATATTTTTTAACTTCAGCCAGAGAGGGAAGCATTACAAAAGCTGCTAATTCTCTCAATCTTACTCAGCCAAATCTATCAAGGCAGATAAATAATTTAGAAAAAGAAATAGGCAAAAAACTTTTTATAAGAAGCAATTATAGTATCAAACTTACAGCCGACGGAGTGCTTTTAAAAAAGAGAGCCGAAGAGATAATTGATTTAATGGAAAAAACTAAAATGGAGTTTAAGTCTTCTGAAGATTTAGTATCAGGAGACATTTATATAGGAAGCGGAGAAACATATTATATGCATATCATAGCTGATATAATAAAAGATATAAGAAAATCATATCCGAACATAATATATCATATTCATAGCGGAATATATTCTGATATTACAGAAAAATTAGACAGAGGGCTTGCTGATTTTGGGTTATTAATAGGAAGTTTTGATGAAGCTAAATACGATTATATAAAAATGCCTCATAAAGAGTTATATGGTTTATTAATGAGAAAAGATTCTCATTTATCCAAAAAGAAATTTATAACTAAAGAAGATTTATTAAATATTCCAATAATATGTCCTAAAAGATTTTTTAATAATAAATCAAAAAGCAATAAATTTTATGAGTGGATTGGTGAAGATATTGATAAATTAAATATAGTTTTAACTTATAATCTTATTTATAATGCGGCTATTATAGTTGAAGAGGGTATAGGATATGCTATTACTATGGATAAACTTGTAAATACAGTAAGTGAAAGTGAATTATGTTTTATACCTTTAAAACCAAAATTATATGTAACTTCAAGTATTATATGGAAGAAAAATCAAGTATTTTCCAAAGCCTCAAAAATCTTTTTAGAAGAATTAAAAAATAAGTTATGA
- a CDS encoding flavodoxin family protein: MSKRVLIISSSPRKGGNSDTLCDEFLRGAEESGHKAEKIFLKDKNIGYCEDCGTCYKNNKPCVQKDDMKDILDKILESDVIVMASPVYFYTMNAQMKTFIDRCVSKYLEIKNKDFYFIVSAATENEKEMLRTIDGFRGFLDCLEDVREKGMILAYGVWNKGEIKDKKFMQEAYNMGLNV, translated from the coding sequence ATGAGTAAAAGAGTATTAATAATATCATCCAGTCCAAGAAAAGGAGGAAATTCTGATACATTATGCGATGAATTTTTAAGAGGTGCTGAAGAATCCGGACATAAGGCTGAAAAGATATTTTTAAAAGATAAAAATATCGGTTATTGCGAAGACTGCGGAACTTGTTATAAAAATAATAAGCCTTGCGTACAAAAAGATGATATGAAAGATATATTGGATAAAATACTTGAATCTGATGTAATAGTAATGGCTTCACCTGTATACTTCTATACAATGAATGCTCAAATGAAAACATTTATAGACAGATGTGTTAGCAAATATTTAGAAATTAAAAATAAAGATTTTTATTTTATTGTATCGGCAGCTACAGAAAATGAAAAAGAAATGCTCAGAACCATTGACGGATTCAGAGGATTTTTAGATTGTTTGGAAGATGTAAGAGAGAAAGGAATGATATTGGCGTATGGTGTTTGGAATAAAGGAGAAATTAAAGATAAAAAATTTATGCAGGAAGCATACAATATGGGATTAAATGTTTGA
- a CDS encoding MATE family efflux transporter: MSDIIYSDFNNNMKTNYMFSNKYLIKLFVPLIIEVFLEYLVGLIDSLMVASVGESAVSAVFLVDFVIAFLISIFAAISAGGAVAGGQYIGAKNIEKADDSINQLIRFLLLFSMAVTLIIYLFKDSLFGALFGSITDEVRNEANIYMLIAAASIPFLAIYNGGASMFRTMGNSKISMKIMISMNILNVIGNAVLIYIFKMGIAGAAISTLISRIGSALIIIILGLNKNNLIYIKNKIIYKMDIQTIKRILSVGIPYGIENGMFYLGRLLILSLISTFGTASIAANSVSTLIASLEVLPGMAIGLGLTTVISQCVGAGDYNQTKYYTKKIIAIIYVSQTITSAVMLAILPIILNIYHLSAEATGYTYKLSWYHAIMMIIWPLGYSLPVVFRASGDAKFPMIVASVSMVLCRIVLAYVFALYFKMGMVGTWIAMFFDWIVKAVIFTFRYLSGKWIKFQYN, translated from the coding sequence GTGAGTGATATAATTTATTCTGATTTTAATAATAATATGAAAACTAATTATATGTTTTCTAATAAATATCTTATAAAATTATTTGTTCCTCTTATTATAGAGGTATTTTTAGAATATTTAGTTGGGCTTATAGATTCTTTGATGGTTGCTAGTGTAGGGGAGTCTGCTGTATCCGCTGTATTTTTAGTTGATTTTGTAATAGCATTTCTTATAAGTATATTTGCTGCTATTTCTGCAGGAGGGGCTGTTGCAGGCGGACAATATATAGGGGCTAAGAATATAGAAAAAGCAGATGATTCTATTAATCAGCTTATAAGATTTTTATTATTATTTTCTATGGCTGTAACATTAATTATATATTTATTTAAAGATTCATTATTTGGAGCATTATTCGGAAGTATTACCGATGAAGTTAGAAATGAGGCAAATATTTATATGCTGATAGCAGCAGCTTCAATACCATTTTTAGCTATTTATAATGGCGGAGCTTCCATGTTCAGAACTATGGGAAATTCAAAAATATCAATGAAGATTATGATATCTATGAATATATTAAATGTTATAGGAAATGCTGTTTTAATTTATATATTTAAAATGGGCATAGCAGGGGCGGCAATATCTACATTGATTAGCAGAATAGGTTCAGCATTGATAATTATAATTTTGGGATTAAATAAAAATAATCTTATATATATAAAAAATAAAATCATATATAAAATGGATATTCAAACTATAAAAAGGATATTATCTGTAGGAATACCTTATGGTATAGAAAACGGAATGTTTTATTTGGGAAGATTATTGATACTTAGTTTAATATCTACATTTGGTACAGCATCAATAGCGGCAAATTCTGTTTCTACTCTTATCGCTAGTTTAGAGGTTCTTCCGGGTATGGCTATAGGCTTGGGACTTACAACTGTTATATCTCAATGCGTAGGTGCCGGCGATTATAATCAAACCAAATATTATACCAAAAAAATAATAGCTATTATTTATGTATCTCAAACTATAACTAGTGCTGTTATGCTTGCAATTTTGCCTATAATACTTAATATATATCATTTATCCGCTGAGGCTACGGGATATACTTATAAATTATCATGGTATCATGCTATTATGATGATTATATGGCCATTAGGATACTCTTTGCCCGTGGTATTCAGAGCTTCAGGAGATGCTAAGTTTCCTATGATAGTTGCTTCAGTTTCAATGGTGTTATGCAGAATAGTATTAGCTTATGTATTTGCATTATATTTTAAAATGGGTATGGTTGGCACTTGGATAGCAATGTTCTTTGATTGGATAGTAAAGGCTGTAATATTTACATTCAGATATTTAAGCGGTAAATGGATAAAGTTTCAATATAATTGA